Proteins from a genomic interval of Pantoea deleyi:
- a CDS encoding helix-turn-helix domain-containing protein, whose translation MADFQQHLSEALRQLRQANGWSLTLTAERTGVSKAMLGQIERGESSPTIATLWKIATGFNVPFSFFIDSRVIASGAAPGFSQPDAGMAVRPLLPYDPQLRFELLAVELAAGAQSHSSPHEAGCVEQVVVIEGELLLAVGEVWRRLLAGEAFRFEADVPHSYRNPLSTPLRFHSLIHYPQRPDVTN comes from the coding sequence ATGGCGGATTTTCAGCAACATCTGAGCGAGGCGCTCAGGCAGTTGCGTCAGGCCAACGGCTGGAGTCTGACGCTGACGGCGGAGCGGACCGGCGTCAGTAAAGCGATGCTGGGGCAGATTGAGCGTGGCGAATCCAGCCCGACCATCGCCACGCTGTGGAAGATTGCCACCGGGTTTAACGTTCCTTTTTCGTTTTTCATCGACTCCCGGGTGATCGCCTCCGGGGCCGCGCCGGGATTCAGTCAGCCTGACGCCGGGATGGCTGTCCGGCCTCTGCTGCCCTACGATCCGCAGCTGCGGTTTGAACTGCTGGCGGTGGAGCTGGCCGCGGGGGCGCAGAGTCACTCGTCGCCCCACGAAGCGGGGTGCGTGGAGCAGGTGGTGGTTATCGAGGGGGAACTCCTGCTGGCGGTCGGGGAGGTGTGGCGGCGTCTGCTCGCGGGTGAGGCGTTCCGCTTTGAGGCGGATGTGCCACACAGCTATCGCAACCCGCTCAGCACGCCGCTGCGCTTTCACAGCCTGATTCACTATCCGCAACGGCCTGACGTTACAAATTGA
- a CDS encoding isochorismatase family protein: MAVTTLDAKTALIVIDLQHGIVALPLVHAPEPVIERCAALAAAFRAHQMPVVLVNVAGAAPGRNEQGRHSGELPADWATLVPAMTPQQDDLTVTKKTWGAFHGTALHDALQARGVTQVVICGIATSIGVESTARQAYELGYNVTLATDAMTDLNADTHHNSISLIFPRLGETGSSEAIVAQLTSRG; the protein is encoded by the coding sequence ATGGCTGTAACCACACTTGATGCAAAAACTGCGCTGATTGTTATCGACCTGCAACATGGCATCGTGGCGCTGCCGCTGGTGCATGCGCCAGAGCCGGTGATCGAACGTTGTGCCGCACTGGCAGCGGCCTTCCGCGCGCACCAGATGCCGGTGGTGCTGGTGAACGTGGCCGGTGCTGCACCCGGCCGCAATGAGCAGGGACGTCACAGCGGCGAACTGCCTGCCGACTGGGCCACGCTGGTGCCGGCGATGACGCCGCAGCAGGATGACCTGACCGTAACCAAGAAAACCTGGGGTGCGTTTCACGGCACCGCGCTGCATGATGCGCTGCAGGCCCGGGGCGTTACGCAGGTGGTAATCTGCGGGATTGCGACCAGCATCGGCGTCGAATCTACGGCCCGTCAGGCGTATGAATTAGGTTACAACGTCACGTTAGCCACGGATGCGATGACCGATCTTAACGCCGATACGCATCACAACAGCATCAGCCTGATCTTCCCACGCCTGGGTGAAACCGGCAGCAGTGAAGCGATCGTGGCACAGCTGACCTCGCGCGGCTGA
- a CDS encoding SrfA family protein produces the protein MAKTFLRSGKLDAVLALGENGQPVYASALQIRETLRLRRQGALADCLAIPQANERGDRLDWYAPFSGRVKSWLGASDHERRAALQQLTACQQDMQDLSTRARAAENPAMRLFGALLSKTLQFPDQQYVYLVDGKPVITFWGFVDAQARSRDDALACLRDTLEENLPVALVEPLPELPAAPVVAEPVLMAEPVPEAVEEPQPVVITPEPVQQKPAPARRRFRIWYLLPPVAIAAAVVVAVLLHRPASEAPVESAKVSAKPATTPAAAPAQVAATPAIAPPAVMAAAEKLPETLPQKPASVAATEAAPAAASATLASVVTPAVPARPDDLIVTPDAVREGQVQVIDGRWRVTIDQMPTPTGKPPVMRFQFKNGKGSVQVTQGNTSCKADVSAAMTSAGNLVIESRYTAKCQNSSRYRMPLLVCHASIGAAVCEAQYAEDRIFPMTIKRESK, from the coding sequence GTGGCAAAAACTTTTCTGCGCAGCGGTAAATTAGATGCTGTTCTGGCACTAGGTGAAAATGGCCAGCCGGTCTACGCCTCAGCGCTGCAAATTCGTGAAACGCTGCGTCTGCGCCGTCAGGGCGCACTGGCAGATTGCCTGGCGATCCCGCAGGCCAATGAACGGGGCGATCGCCTCGACTGGTATGCCCCTTTCAGCGGCCGGGTGAAATCCTGGCTGGGCGCGAGCGATCATGAACGTCGCGCGGCCCTGCAGCAGCTTACCGCCTGCCAGCAGGATATGCAGGATCTCAGCACGCGCGCGCGCGCGGCGGAGAACCCCGCCATGCGGCTGTTCGGTGCGCTACTGAGCAAAACCCTGCAGTTTCCCGATCAGCAATATGTCTATCTGGTGGATGGCAAACCGGTCATCACGTTCTGGGGCTTTGTCGATGCCCAGGCGCGCAGCCGCGACGATGCGCTGGCCTGCCTGCGCGACACCCTGGAGGAGAATCTTCCGGTCGCGCTGGTTGAGCCGCTGCCCGAGCTGCCTGCTGCGCCCGTGGTCGCCGAACCCGTCCTGATGGCGGAACCCGTACCTGAAGCGGTGGAAGAACCGCAGCCGGTGGTGATAACGCCTGAGCCGGTGCAACAGAAACCTGCCCCGGCGCGCCGCCGTTTCCGCATATGGTATCTGCTGCCGCCGGTGGCGATTGCGGCCGCCGTCGTGGTGGCGGTGCTGCTGCATCGTCCCGCATCCGAGGCGCCGGTTGAAAGCGCGAAAGTCAGTGCAAAACCTGCGACGACGCCGGCCGCCGCGCCAGCGCAGGTCGCAGCTACCCCCGCTATCGCCCCGCCGGCCGTGATGGCCGCCGCAGAGAAACTTCCTGAAACGCTGCCACAGAAACCGGCCAGCGTTGCCGCCACAGAAGCCGCACCGGCTGCCGCATCTGCTACCCTTGCCAGTGTGGTGACCCCTGCGGTTCCGGCCCGGCCGGATGACCTGATCGTGACGCCGGATGCGGTGCGCGAAGGTCAGGTGCAGGTCATCGATGGCCGCTGGCGCGTCACCATCGACCAGATGCCGACGCCGACCGGTAAACCGCCGGTGATGCGTTTCCAGTTTAAAAATGGCAAAGGCAGCGTACAGGTGACCCAGGGCAATACCAGCTGCAAAGCGGATGTCAGCGCGGCCATGACCAGCGCCGGCAACCTGGTGATCGAGAGCCGCTACACGGCGAAGTGCCAGAACAGTTCGCGCTACCGCATGCCGCTGCTGGTCTGCCACGCGAGTATTGGTGCCGCGGTGTGTGAAGCGCAGTATGCGGAAGACCGGATCTTCCCGATGACGATTAAGCGTGAGAGTAAATAA
- a CDS encoding MarR family winged helix-turn-helix transcriptional regulator, translated as MSDLTDSAATLRMLVGKLARRLRESAPPGELTWSQVAVLGHLVRDGAMTVTQLAAAEGVRTQSMGATVAGLLASGLVTGEPDPHDGRKTRYFPTPASLAVITSSRAMREDWLVRTLAARLSPAEQQQLTDVLPLLQRLADD; from the coding sequence ATGAGCGATCTGACTGATTCCGCCGCCACGCTGCGGATGCTGGTGGGTAAGCTGGCGCGACGCCTGCGCGAGTCGGCACCGCCCGGCGAGCTGACCTGGTCACAGGTAGCGGTGCTCGGCCATCTGGTGCGCGACGGGGCGATGACGGTCACGCAACTGGCTGCGGCTGAGGGCGTCCGGACCCAGTCGATGGGCGCGACCGTCGCCGGATTACTGGCGTCGGGCCTGGTGACCGGCGAACCCGATCCCCATGATGGCCGCAAAACGCGCTATTTTCCGACACCGGCGAGCCTGGCGGTGATTACGTCGAGCCGGGCGATGCGTGAAGACTGGCTGGTGCGGACGCTGGCGGCCCGGCTGAGCCCGGCAGAACAGCAGCAACTGACCGACGTTCTCCCTCTGCTGCAACGACTCGCTGACGATTAA
- a CDS encoding benzoate/H(+) symporter BenE family transporter encodes MTRAEQAPFTLPMLVSGFVAVLVGYSSSGAIIYQMFQAAGATPAQIGGWLSVLGLAQGIVSLGLSLRYRMPVLAAWSTPGAALLATSFHGVTLNEAVGVFVFANLLIVLCGVTGLFARLMNHIPASLAAAMLAGILLRFGLQTFADLQSNFALCGSMCLAWLLARRWLARYAILVTLLAGILVALMQHAIHFPPHAVRLALPEPIMPHFSLPLLLGTGLPYFLVTMASQNAPGIATLQAHGYRPPVSALMTRTGLTALLLSPFGGFSVCVAAITAAICMSEEVDPDPQKRWRAAALAGVFYLLAGASGALIAVLFSALPAVLIEALAGLALLATLGGSLQRALEQPAERDSALITFLITASGVSLLGIGPAFWGLTGGVLAHLLLVRKTG; translated from the coding sequence ATGACACGAGCGGAACAGGCCCCCTTTACCCTGCCGATGCTGGTTTCCGGCTTTGTTGCCGTGCTGGTGGGCTACAGCAGCAGCGGCGCGATTATCTATCAGATGTTTCAGGCGGCGGGCGCCACGCCCGCGCAGATCGGCGGCTGGCTGTCGGTGCTCGGTCTCGCGCAGGGGATCGTCTCGCTGGGCCTGTCGCTGCGCTACCGGATGCCGGTGCTCGCCGCCTGGTCCACGCCCGGCGCGGCGCTGCTGGCGACCAGTTTTCACGGCGTTACGCTGAATGAGGCGGTGGGGGTTTTTGTCTTCGCCAACCTGCTGATCGTGCTCTGCGGCGTGACCGGTCTCTTTGCCCGTCTGATGAACCACATCCCCGCCTCGCTGGCGGCGGCAATGCTGGCGGGTATCTTGCTGCGCTTCGGGCTGCAGACCTTTGCCGATTTGCAGAGCAACTTTGCCCTGTGCGGCAGCATGTGCCTGGCCTGGCTGCTGGCGCGCCGCTGGCTGGCCCGCTACGCCATTCTGGTGACGCTGCTGGCAGGCATCCTGGTCGCCCTGATGCAGCACGCCATCCATTTTCCGCCGCACGCGGTCAGGCTGGCGCTGCCGGAACCGATTATGCCGCACTTTAGCCTGCCCCTGCTGCTGGGTACCGGTCTGCCCTATTTTCTGGTAACAATGGCGTCGCAGAACGCCCCCGGCATTGCGACCCTGCAGGCGCATGGCTATCGTCCGCCCGTCTCTGCCCTGATGACCCGCACCGGGCTGACGGCACTGCTGCTGTCACCGTTTGGAGGGTTTTCGGTCTGCGTCGCCGCAATCACCGCCGCCATCTGCATGAGCGAGGAGGTTGATCCCGACCCGCAGAAACGCTGGCGGGCGGCGGCGCTGGCCGGGGTCTTTTATCTGCTGGCGGGCGCGTCCGGTGCGCTGATCGCCGTGCTGTTCAGCGCCCTGCCTGCGGTACTGATCGAGGCGCTCGCCGGTCTGGCCCTGCTGGCCACCCTGGGCGGCAGCCTGCAGCGGGCGCTGGAGCAGCCAGCCGAACGCGACAGCGCGCTGATCACCTTTCTCATCACCGCCTCGGGCGTTTCGCTGCTGGGTATCGGACCGGCTTTCTGGGGGCTGACGGGTGGCGTTCTCGCTCACCTGCTGCTGGTGCGCAAAACGGGCTGA